One window from the genome of Leptospira johnsonii encodes:
- a CDS encoding adenylate/guanylate cyclase domain-containing protein gives MSVFKTWFEYCRIPERIWKRLLSIGVEDAPGARYIVATNAVVLITALFTVVYYIIFTSFGLMFPIWLYLLWTVNIFGYAFVLFLNFIHSHKAARLLLAFVGTMQLLMISRILPQEAGLDLYILASFAFPFYIFPPEEKKYIYMMETALALLFVSVHIIPYFFDPILSLDPKYGSYFYFTSLILVVAWFSFIGKELAQAAWEADRSLKEEKAKTELLLLNILPRETAEELKKTGSSEPRLITQATVLFTDFYGFTSIAEKLTPNDLVKELDFCFRHFDSVTETHRLEKLKTIGDAYMCVAGVPSYRSSHAVDSLLAALEMLERLEELSKLKKGPNWKTRIGIHSGPLVAGVIGARKFSYDVWGDTVNLASRMESNSEPGKVNVTQSIVDLTDEYFQFKSRGKLPVKNKEKTAMYFLLGLKPEFRDRKNPRNPNGKFWEEYGKRFGRREPIISY, from the coding sequence ATGAGCGTTTTCAAGACCTGGTTCGAATATTGTCGGATCCCTGAAAGGATCTGGAAAAGACTATTATCGATCGGAGTAGAAGATGCCCCCGGAGCCAGATATATAGTCGCTACCAATGCAGTCGTATTGATAACGGCTCTATTCACAGTAGTATATTATATTATCTTTACTAGTTTCGGATTGATGTTCCCGATCTGGTTATATCTGCTTTGGACGGTAAATATATTCGGATATGCGTTCGTTCTATTTTTGAATTTTATACATTCTCATAAGGCAGCGAGACTGCTACTTGCATTCGTAGGGACAATGCAACTTTTGATGATCTCAAGGATCTTGCCCCAGGAGGCAGGATTGGATCTATACATTCTTGCAAGTTTTGCATTTCCTTTTTATATCTTTCCTCCGGAAGAGAAGAAATACATCTATATGATGGAAACCGCACTTGCACTTTTGTTCGTTTCCGTGCATATTATACCATATTTTTTCGATCCTATACTTAGTTTGGATCCTAAATACGGAAGTTACTTCTATTTTACTAGTTTGATCCTGGTAGTCGCATGGTTTTCCTTCATAGGAAAAGAATTGGCACAGGCTGCCTGGGAAGCGGATCGTTCCCTCAAGGAAGAAAAGGCAAAAACAGAATTACTCTTACTGAATATACTTCCCAGAGAAACCGCAGAAGAACTTAAAAAGACTGGGAGTTCCGAACCCAGGCTGATCACTCAAGCCACAGTCCTATTTACGGACTTTTATGGGTTCACTTCCATTGCGGAAAAACTCACGCCTAACGATCTTGTAAAAGAATTGGATTTTTGTTTTAGACATTTCGACTCGGTGACCGAAACACATAGATTAGAAAAATTGAAAACGATCGGAGACGCGTATATGTGTGTGGCCGGAGTTCCATCTTATAGATCGTCTCACGCAGTCGATAGCCTACTCGCTGCATTAGAAATGTTAGAACGTTTGGAAGAATTATCTAAACTAAAAAAAGGTCCCAATTGGAAGACAAGGATCGGGATCCACTCCGGTCCCTTGGTCGCAGGTGTAATAGGTGCGCGAAAATTTTCCTACGACGTATGGGGAGACACGGTCAATCTTGCGAGCCGAATGGAATCCAATAGCGAACCCGGCAAAGTGAACGTTACCCAATCTATCGTGGACTTGACCGACGAATATTTCCAATTCAAGTCCCGAGGAAAACTCCCAGTGAAGAACAAAGAAAAAACAGCGATGTATTTTCTATTAGGATTAAAACCGGAATTCAGAGATCGAAAAAATCCTCGAAACCCAAACGGAAAATTTTGGGAAGAATACGGCAAACGATTCGGAAGAAGAGAGCCAATAATTTCTTATTAA
- a CDS encoding DoxX family protein, with translation MNKTVIKVLYWATTGLIAVGNLFGAYAYTSQSPQVLEGLAHLGYPGYLALILGPAKGLSALALLYPKFPRLKEWAYAGVTFNVLGAGLSHLLAKDPNFATPFIFLALVAVSYITWRKLEAEKA, from the coding sequence ATGAACAAAACTGTTATAAAAGTTTTATATTGGGCAACCACAGGTCTTATCGCCGTTGGAAATTTGTTCGGTGCTTATGCGTACACAAGCCAAAGTCCACAAGTTTTAGAAGGACTCGCTCATCTTGGCTATCCTGGATATTTAGCTTTAATATTAGGACCTGCGAAAGGTCTGAGCGCGCTCGCTCTTCTTTATCCGAAATTTCCAAGACTTAAAGAATGGGCTTATGCAGGCGTCACCTTCAATGTATTAGGCGCTGGGCTTTCCCATCTTTTAGCAAAAGATCCAAACTTTGCGACTCCTTTCATTTTCTTGGCCTTGGTAGCTGTTTCCTATATCACTTGGAGAAAATTGGAAGCTGAAAAAGCTTAA